The following are encoded together in the Tetrapisispora phaffii CBS 4417 chromosome 5, complete genome genome:
- the ERG20 gene encoding bifunctional (2E,6E)-farnesyl diphosphate synthase/dimethylallyltranstransferase (similar to Saccharomyces cerevisiae ERG20 (YJL167W); ancestral locus Anc_1.176) codes for MSSKEEVRGKFVDEFPELVEELKDVLRKYGMPAEAITWFEKNLNYNTPGGKLNRGLSVVDTYAILKNYKSVNDLSKDEYRKVAVLGWCIELLQAYFLVADDMMDKSITRRGQPCWYKVKDVGEIAINDAFMLEAAIYELLKKYFKGQSYYIDLIELFHEVTFQTEMGQLLDLITAPEDKVDLSKFSLAKHSFIVIFKTAYYSFYLPVALAMYMAGITDAKDLKQAQDVLIPLGEYFQIQDDYLDCFGTPEQIGKIGTDIQDNKCSWIINKALELATPEQRKVLDENYGRKDSVMEARCKKIFVDMKLDEHYHEYEEKVATELKAKIAKIDESRGFKGEVLTAFLNKVYKRSK; via the coding sequence atgtCATCAAAGGAAGAAGTTAGAGGTAAGTTCGTTGACGAATTTCCTGAATTGGTCgaagaattgaaagatgTGTTGAGGAAGTACGGCATGCCTGCCGAGGCAATTACGTGGTTCGAAAAGAATTTGAACTACAACACTCCAGGTGGTAAATTGAATAGAGGGTTATCTGTTGTTGATACTTATGCCATCTTGAAGAACTACAAGTCCGTCAATGACTTGTCCAAAGACGAGTACAGAAAAGTTGCTGTCTTGGGTTGGTGCATTGAATTATTGCAGGCTTACTTCCTGGTTGCTGATGACATGATGGATAAATCCATCACCAGAAGAGGCCAGCCATGCTGGTACAAAGTTAAAGACGTTGGTGAAATTGCCATCAACGATGCTTTTATGTTGGAGGCTGCTATCTATGAACTGTTGAAGAAATACTTCAAGGGCCAGAGCTATTACATTGACTTGATTGAACTGTTCCACGAAGTCACCTTCCAGACTGAAATGGGTCAATTGTTGGATTTGATCACTGCCCCAGAAGATAAGGTCGACTTGTCCAAGTTCTCCCTGGCCAAGCACTCCTTTATCGTCATCTTCAAAACTGCCTACTACTCTTTCTACTTGCCCGTTGCATTAGCCATGTATATGGCAGGAATCACCGACGCCAAGGACTTGAAACAGGCTCAAGACGTCTTGATCCCACTGGGCGAGTACTTCCAAATCCAAGACGATTACTTGGACTGTTTTGGAACCCCAGAACAAATCGGCAAGATTGGTACCGATATCCAGGACAACAAATGTTCCTGGATCATAAATAAAGCTTTGGAACTGGCCACCCCGGAGCAAAGAAAAGTCCTGGACGAAAACTACGGTAGAAAGGACTCTGTCATGGAAGCCAGATGCAAGAAGATCTTCGTCGACATGAAACTAGACGAACATTACCATGAATATGAAGAAAAGGTTGCTACAGAATTGAAAGCTAAAATAGCTAAAATCGATGAATCCCGTGGCTTCAAAGGTGAAGTCTTGACTGCTTTCTTGAACAAGGTCTACAAGAGATCCAAATAA
- the TPO5 gene encoding Tpo5p (similar to Saccharomyces cerevisiae TPO5 (YKL174C); ancestral locus Anc_1.173) — protein sequence MPEYRLVPDSIRENFNNFHPNELFENLHDIVLEGEVNADESDLSSSPEVNDALYEQQLDKSLLSKSSIVGLGFGLMSPVLGMCTSMSIGLKDGGPLTILIGFMVSGIFTWFCSLSLGEVVSKYPNELHISSAMLSSYLTDNTLDSKLRYIASWYTGWLMLIGNWTMSTSITFAGAQLTISLLLLMKSDLISETHLILFTVIVFYLVVTIVGFINLKFSRFIETINKICVIWIFYAIIFIDVLLLVFQAGKFRSLKYALFHFDNSLSGYTSAFLSFIIGFQQSNFTLQGFSMLPALADEVKRPERDIPRGMSTAVLLSTFSGVVFLLPIMLILPDLDNIFNNKNSNLLPIVSIFTQSTHSKFVSVFLVFCILGNLLFSGIGSITTSSRAVYSFSRDHALPYHELWTFVDSDSVSKVPKYSIWLSMGVSYTLGLLALFSTAAFNAFVGAAVLCLCTATVIPLILVLISGRRSIRNAPVKMKYKLGWIVNILSVAWLLLAMVSVCFPPQIPVTFSTMNYALMVYIFCLIIITVLYFQWGKNNFVLPHPMKTSLTSNPSTYAMSKSLVDLSRETDMEEFNSTNKSSTEENKYNNEPDAFQDLGRNPFDDENNIELQYTTANHHHEEKDFTKKHHSPLSSLLKTSEIDLSER from the coding sequence ATGCCAGAATATAGACTGGTTCCAGACTCTATCAGAGagaattttaataatttccaTCCAAATGAATTGTTTGAAAATTTGCATGATATCGTACTCGAGGGAGAGGTTAATGCAGATGAAAGTGATTTATCCTCCTCCCCAGAGGTAAATGATGCCTTATATGAACAACAATTGGATAAATCGTTGCTCTCCAAAAGTTCCATCGTTGGTCTTGGGTTCGGTCTGATGAGTCCAGTTCTAGGAATGTGCACAAGCATGTCCATCGGTTTAAAAGATGGGGGTCCATTGACAATTTTGATTGGGTTCATGGTATCAGGCATATTTACTTGGTTTTGTTCATTATCACTGGGCGAAGTGGTCTCTAAATATCCAAATGAACTACATATTAGTTCCGCAATGCTATCATCATACTTAACTGATAATACGCTCGATAGTAAATTAAGGTACATTGCATCATGGTATACAGGTTGGCTTATGCTAATTGGGAATTGGACAATGAGCACGAGTATCACATTTGCAGGTGCACAATTGACGATATCGTTACTTCTACTGATGAAGTCTGATTTAATATCAGAGACTCATTTGATCCTGTTTACAGTGATTGTCTTCTATTTAGTGGTGACCATTGTTGGCTTCATTAATCTGAAATTTTCAAGGTTTATTGAgacaattaataaaatatgtgTTATTTGGATATTCTATGCTATTATATTCATCGACGTACTACTATTAGTTTTCCAAGCAGGGAAGTTTCGCTCATTGAAATATGCATTGTTCCATTTTGATAACAGTTTATCTGGGTATACAAGTGCATTTCTATCCTTTATCATCGGGTTTCAACAATCAAATTTCACATTACAAGGATTTTCGATGTTACCTGCTTTGGCTGACGAAGTTAAAAGACCAGAAAGAGATATCCCCAGAGGTATGTCTACTGCCGTGTTATTATCGACTTTTTCCGGTGTAGTCTTCTTACTTCCAATCATGCTGATCTTGCCGGATCTTGATAACATCTTCAACAATAAGAATAGCAACTTATTACCAATTGTATCCATCTTCACACAATCCACTCATTCTAAATTTGTTTCAGTGTTTTTGGTGTTCTGTATTTTAGGAAACCTACTATTCAGTGGTATTGGTTCAATAACGACCTCATCTCGTGCCGTGTATAGTTTTAGCAGAGATCATGCATTGCCTTATCATGAACTATGGACATTTGTCGATTCAGACTCAGTTTCAAAAGTTCCTAAATACTCCATTTGGTTGAGTATGGGGGTGTCATACACCTTAGGTTTATTAGCACTATTTTCCACTGCCGCATTCAATGCATTTGTTGGTGCAGCTGTCCTTTGTCTTTGTACTGCCACAGTCATACCATTAATCCTGGTTCTAATCTCAGGTAGAAGATCAATTAGAAATGCGCCAGTTAAGATGAAATATAAACTAGGGTGGATCGTCAATATCTTATCCGTTGCTTGGTTATTATTGGCAATGGTGTCAGTCTGCTTCCCTCCTCAAATCCCAGTGACTTTTTCTACAATGAACTATGCCTTGATGgtgtatatattttgtttgatCATCATTACAGTCTTATATTTCCAATGGGGTAAAAATAACTTCGTGTTACCACATCCAATGAAAACATCACTAACATCAAACCCTTCAACATACGCAATGTCAAAATCATTAGTGGATCTTTCAAGAGAAACAGATATGGAAGAGTTTAACAGTACAAACAAATCATCTACAGAggaaaataaatacaataacGAACCAGATGCATTCCAAGATTTAGGTAGAAATCCATTCGATGacgaaaataatattgaattacAATACACAACTGCTAATCATCATCACGAGGAGAAAGACTTTACAAAAAAACATCATTCTCCACTGTCATCACTACTTAAGACATCTGAAATAGACCTTTCTGAAAGATAA
- the LST4 gene encoding Lst4p (similar to Saccharomyces cerevisiae LST4 (YKL176C); ancestral locus Anc_1.171) encodes MLAGLLRKGQPNKNGYDQDAYMNGSNNNPTQIINNRLNGVLDPHGISALHLNSNGNGIGNGNSYSINGSTVNSNPNSNPLDNISDSMLLKLFGTTSFETKYRNSGVLPNSFKNIEHTRNSIHGLSNTNKFVSDSFRLIVAEETGQMASINNHRFIIDTTFPKNSSMSHIRNSELKEYIFGSPLRLSESTKSDKFRTIPNSNMTLIIRSFTYSSKLSNKLAICLCVPTNYFPVITEGWSAISQWLDYTQKIILVMTKKGIHQKHSPCPVTIKNGAINNPETRATTGYTFYNNMSQELLVNKSVNSPFKNNDASSSSLLSIDARFKNTPDVDKIIQKLQKVVMPCLQSLYSIPRLFIFPENSIAYIDCWLQEIFSWLEIKDGPNSSFLPSLLAKIIIDYKESMSGDTSDRIVVMTGSTVVADKLTFIIAGLLEPKNLKLNLKSSHSNISIYQPSSNSTFPDATTLNEKTELLSLNVNSSGQIPSFENINNTKDKHEACKSHSSSSNDLMKISPNSPAASDKIHSSRRGWEIPKKNVTQNVTTLSPGESFAHVIQPSSINSGGSLNQLHASLSSSQSGSYGSWFKQMPSLSHFMQHSNSLKSNDSWDRPASSNMGLQRTTSNTSVQQARLNFGITPQPSPSISTYDEYPWFDTPSSSQIDTNVLSTTHATAQPIVGANGFLYANSPAKSYTSNLSIPSTLTATEAIGQFGSSLTNSHKQMDRNTGASVSWPIKDISDVSDIKKENINLERSRRHVVQDGRLDDAFDKICNFDRVEDLKYTLTPSNAQHAGTLELDMAELATEESMVENQHHYTELLPRYTSYLSMYNSWFKLQAIQLNSDSKFRIVDSMKKDLENKDGVSIEKTLMIVLGSREIHEVSVRKENNKLMQKNKNVFSNGKITKSSATSNHKYKDDGTFDIAEDDTLKQSTDEYRNELSNCLLFIEYTIKSAKELYSDTEISDEKRDKEIMKLYLGLFHYK; translated from the coding sequence ATGTTAGCTGGTTTACTTCGGAAGGGTCAaccaaataaaaatggttATGATCAAGATGCTTATATGAATGGATCTAACAATAATCCAACACAGATCATTAATAATCGTTTAAACGGTGTTTTGGATCCTCATGGAATATCAGCATTACATTTAAATAGTAATGGCAACGGTATAGGCAATGGAAATAGTTATTCGATAAATGGTTCTACTGTCAATTCAAATCCAAATTCAAATCCTTTAGATAATATTTCAGATTCTATGTTGTTGAAATTGTTTGGAACAACGTCGTTTGAGACAAAATATAGAAACAGTGGTGTCTTGCCAAAtagtttcaaaaatatagaaCACACAAGAAATAGCATTCATGGATTgtcaaatacaaataagTTTGTGAGCGATTCATTTAGATTGATTGTTGCAGAGGAAACGGGACAAATGGCATCGATAAATAACCATAGGTTTATAATAGACACGACTTTCCCTAAAAATTCAAGCATGTCCCATATAAGAAATAGCGAATTAAAGGAATATATCTTTGGTTCTCCATTAAGACTATCTGAATCAACGAAATCGGATAAGTTTAGAACAATtccaaattcaaatatgaCATTAATTATAAGATCCTTCActtattcttcaaaattatcaaataaattagcAATATGTTTATGTGTTCCAACAAATTATTTTCCTGTTATTACAGAAGGCTGGTCCGCAATATCACAATGGTTAGACTACactcaaaaaataatattagtaATGACTAAAAAGGGAATACATCAAAAACATTCACCTTGTCCAGTAACCATAAAAAATGGTGCCATAAATAACCCAGAAACAAGAGCAACAACAGGTTACACTTTTTACAATAACATGAGCCAAGAGTTGTTGGTCAATAAGTCTGTCAACTCACCATTTAAGAACAATGATgcatcatcatcttcgtTATTATCCATCGATGCAAGGTTCAAAAACACGCCTGATGTCGATAaaattatacaaaaattacaaaaagtGGTAATGCCATGTTTGCAATCTTTATACAGTATCCCTAGACTATTTATATTCCCTGAAAACTCAATTGCATACATAGATTGTTGGCttcaagaaatattttcatggttagaaataaaagatGGACCCAATTCCTCGTTTTTACCAAGTTTACTCgcaaaaattattatagaCTACAAAGAATCCATGTCTGGTGATACATCCGATAGAATTGTCGTTATGACAGGTAGTACAGTTGTTGCTGATAAATTAACATTTATAATAGCAGGTTTATTAGAaccaaaaaatttgaagttAAATCTAAAATCTAGTCACtctaatatatcaatatacCAGCCAAGCTCAAATTCAACGTTTCCAGACGCTACAACTTTAAATGAGAAGACTGAACTATTGTCGTTGAACGTGAATTCAAGTGGTCAAATTCCTAGTTTCGagaatatcaataatacAAAAGACAAACATGAGGCTTGCAAAAGCCACAGTTCATCAAGCaatgatttaatgaaaatttcaCCAAATTCACCTGCAGCGTCAGATAAAATACATTCTTCAAGAAGAGGATGGGAAATCCCCAAGAAAAATGTTACGCAGAATGTAACAACTTTATCACCTGGGGAATCATTTGCCCATGTGATACAACCATCTTCGATCAATAGTGGTGGTAGtttaaatcaattgcaTGCATCCTTATCAAGCAGCCAGTCTGGTTCATATGGCTCTTGGTTTAAACAGATGCCATCACTTTCTCATTTTATGCAACATAGTAATTCCTTAAAATCAAACGATTCGTGGGATAGACCAGCTTCATCTAATATGGGATTACAAAGAACCACAAGTAATACATCTGTTCAACAGGCAAGATTGAATTTTGGTATTACACCTCAACCCTCACCTTCTATCAGCACATATGATGAATATCCGTGGTTTGATACGCCATCTTCTTCCCAAATCGATACAAATGTTTTATCGACTACGCATGCTACGGCACAGCCAATAGTGGGAGCCAATGGTTTTTTATACGCTAATTCCCCAGCAAAATCTTATACCAGTAATTTATCAATCCCTTCTACTTTAACAGCAACTGAAGCAATTGGACAATTTGGTTCTAGCTTAACAAATTCACACAAACAAATGGATAGAAATACTGGTGCGTCTGTATCGTGGCCCATCAAAGATATATCTGATGTATCTGATATAAAGAAAGAGAACATAAATCTAGAAAGATCGAGGAGACATGTAGTTCAAGACGGTAGACTAGATGACGCTTTCGATAAGATATGTAATTTTGATCGGGTGGAAGATTTAAAGTATACCTTGACACCAAGCAATGCACAACACGCAGGTACGTTGGAACTCGATATGGCAGAACTTGCAACAGAAGAGAGCATGGTTGAAAATCAACACCATTATACTGAATTATTGCCGCGTTATACATCGTATCTCAGTATGTACAACAGTTGGTTCAAACTGCAAGCCATACAATTAAACTCCGACTCAAAGTTTAGGATTGTGGattcaatgaaaaaagatTTGGAGAACAAAGACGGTGTTTCGATTGAAAAGACTTTAATGATAGTTTTGGGATCGAGGGAGATCCATGAAGTATCTGTCAGAAAAGAgaacaataaattaatgcagaaaaataaaaatgtgtTTAGTAATGGAAAAATTACTAAATCGTCGGCAACTTCAAACCacaaatataaagatgACGGCACTTTTGACATCGCGGAAGACGATACGTTGAAACAATCGACGGATGAGTATCGTAATGAATTGTCCAATTGCCTCTTATTCATAGAATATACAATTAAAAGTGCCAAGGAATTGTACAGCGACACGGAAATATCAGACGAAAAGAGGGataaagaaataatgaaactaTATCTAGGCCTTTTCCATTACAAATAG
- the TOH1 gene encoding Toh1p (similar to Saccharomyces cerevisiae YJL171C; ancestral locus Anc_1.168), whose amino-acid sequence MSTILQLVALAVYSMVVSASVDKVSFTNVGFGGSFTPVKKLSNIDSDSCTCEVDSAEYFSGANSPLADYLSVHFRGPLTLSKFAFYSSNSFVINNNRSSDDWSRLAYYDSADQISQNVTFLTKAGDDSPCLGKALTYASANGTGAASDSTILEDNNYISSDLEYAIFSNISCPSSGTGKGCGVYRDGIPAFYGFYGVTKMFLFEFELPTETQSNSTSFEYYDLPAIWLLNDHIPRTSQYPNNANCSCWASGCGEYDIFEAMNGTEHNNLYSTFHTYQGISDLGTGIQAYQAFARDTSNVMRGGVIFDSDGNVVSFLSSSTTFESTYSASDVIALVNGISTNETYSSQLASISAASTTSSKSKNGAGSLLPNNNTFMYYLATIVTTFLHVFVI is encoded by the coding sequence atgtcTACGATTTTGCAATTAGTGGCCCTTGCGGTCTACTCCATGGTCGTTTCTGCTTCTGTAGATAAAGTTTCTTTCACGAATGTTGGTTTTGGAGGTAGTTTCACCCCAGTTAAGAAATTATCAAACATCGATAGTGATAGTTGTACTTGTGAAGTTGATTCTGCTGAATACTTCTCAGGTGCTAATTCTCCATTAGCCGATTACTTATCCGTTCACTTCAGAGGTCCATTGACTCTAAGTAAGTTTGCTTTCTACTCTTCTAACTCGTTTGTtatcaacaacaacagaTCTTCTGATGACTGGTCCAGATTGGCTTATTACGATTCCGCTGACCAAATAAGCCAAAACGTTACTTTCTTAACCAAAGCAGGCGATGATTCTCCATGTTTGGGTAAAGCTTTAACATATGCTTCTGCCAACGGTACTGGTGCTGCCTCCGATTCGACTATTTTGGAAGACAACAATTACATTTCTTCTGATTTGGAATACGCTATTTTTTCGAATATTTCCTGTCCAAGTTCTGGTACTGGTAAAGGTTGCGGTGTCTACAGAGATGGTATCCCAGCTTTCTATGGTTTCTATGGTGTTACtaaaatgtttttatttgaatttgaattgCCAACTGAAACTCAATCTAACAGTACTTCATTTGAATACTACGACTTACCAGCCATCTGGTTATTAAACGATCACATTCCAAGAACTTCTCAATATCCAAACAATGCTAACTGTTCATGTTGGGCAAGTGGTTGTGGTGAATATGATATTTTCGAAGCCATGAATGGTACCGAACATAACAATTTATATTCTACTTTCCACACATATCAAGGTATTTCGGATTTGGGTACTGGTATCCAAGCTTATCAAGCCTTTGCTAGAGATACTTCTAATGTTATGAGAGGTGGTGTTATCTTCGACTCCGATGGTAACGTTGTTTCTTTCTTAAGTTCTTCCACCACATTCGAATCTACTTACAGCGCTAGCGATGTGATAGCTTTGGTAAATGGTATTAGCACTAATGAAACTTACTCTTCTCAATTAGCTTCAATTTCTGCTGCCTCCACCACTAGTTCAAAATCTAAAAACGGTGCTGGTTCATTGTTACCAAATAACAATACTTTTATGTACTATCTTGCCACTATTGTGACAACATTTTTGCAtgtttttgttatttaa